One Rhododendron vialii isolate Sample 1 chromosome 2a, ASM3025357v1 genomic region harbors:
- the LOC131317056 gene encoding uncharacterized protein LOC131317056 — protein MDGSDLEELGLNPSPLYRDGRSDQLVWLPHYSNFQSRVLGFPGRKRVEIFATYEMVRASLAHREGLRFMKERGLQGSKLGEISSVVKVSFSSSPPRDILKSHQMLKFFCKSRHGISAAKASPTYCGLSPEKALSASKYVKFETPDKPDSVLAFFRNHGFTQTQISSAIRKYPPVIIRDPQKSLLPKHEFLKSKGLSITDIARLTHVIPNIEILREVGVPNANIGLLLMRRPRAFAVGSNRFRICVDEVKRMGFNPSQMEFMSAIRVLTGMSKSTWEKKVEVYKKWGWTQDEILVAFKKHPNCMIASQDKINRVMDFLVKKMGWESSLVARRPKIIQLILEKRIVPRSAVYKALLLQGLIKTNGISLSTWLNFSEKQFRKKVLSYKMEEAPELLKLYNETLDLAK, from the exons atggacggctcagatttggaggagctcggattaaatccaagCCCTTTATATCGAGATGGACGGTCGGATCAACTAGTGTGGCTGCCGCACTACAGCAACTTCCAATCCAGGGTTTTAGGGTTTCCTGGAAGAAAGAGG GTGGAAATCTTTGCTACATATGAAATGGTTCGAGCTTCACTAGCCCACAGAGAGGGTTTGCGGTTCATGAAGGAAAGAGGGTTACAAGGTTCCAAGCTTGGGGAAATCTCCTCTGTAGTGAAGGTAAGTTTTAGTTCCTCCCCTCCGCGTGACATACTGAAATCTCATCAAATGTTGAAGTTTTTCTGCAAATCACGCCATGGAATATCTGCTGCTAAAGCTTCTCCAACCTAT TGTGGGTTGTCTCCAGAAAAAGCTCTCTCAGCATCTAAGTATGTCAAATTTGAGACTCCAGATAAGCCTGACTCAGTCTTGGCATTCTTCAGGAACCATGGATTCACCCAAACCCAGATCTCCAGTGCCATTAGAAAGTACCCTCCTGTGATAATACGTGATCCCCAAAAGTCCCTTTTGCCCAAGCATGAGTTTCTCAAATCTAAGGGCCTTTCGATCACAGATATTGCCAGATTAAC TCATGTTATACCAAATATTGAAATTCTGCGAGAAGTAGGTGTTCCCAATGCCAATATTGGGCTTTTGTTGATGAGACGACCTAGAGCATTTGCTGTAGGCAGCAATCGGTTTAGGATTTGTGTGGATGAAGTTAAAAGGATGGGTTTTAATCCTTCGCAAATGGAGTTTATGTCAGCCATTCGTGTGTTAACAGGGATGAGTAAATCTACATGGGAGAAGAAGGTTGAGGTTTACAAGAAGTGGGGTTGGACCCAGGACGAGATTCTTGTTGCTTTTAAGAAGCATCCAAATTGTATGATTGCATCACAGGATAAGATCAACCGCGTGATGgattttcttgttaaaaaaatGGGTTGGGAATCTTCGTTGGTTGCAAGAAGACCAAAAATTATACAACTAATCTTGGAGAAGAGGATTGTTCCGAGGAGTGCAGTTTATAAAGCTTTGTTGTTGCAAGGTTTAATCAAGACTAATGGTATCAGCTTGAGTACATGGCTAAATTTTTCTGAAAAGCAGTTCCGGAAGAAGGTTTTGAGCTATAAGATGGAAGAAGCCCCGGAGCTATTGAAGTTGTATAATGAAACATTGGATCTTGCGAAGTAG
- the LOC131318087 gene encoding MDIS1-interacting receptor like kinase 2-like produces the protein MPNLFNYLALALSVVLVVFAPPSTAQPPQNPEVEALLLWKQSLRNQTIVSSWIFNQTNGNSSASSPCNWRGISCNAAGNVTGMNLAYTGLPGTLDHLNFSYFPLLLRLDLKVNQLTGAIPTNIGLLSNLVYLDLSTNSFSGTIPLSVANLTKVVELDFGRNAITGQLDPRLFPDRGSSQAKTGLLSLQKLLFQNTSLSGPLPPEIGNLEDLTILALDGSRFSGPIPQSLGNLSKLTFLHLNRNRLTGPIPKSFGTLTKLTDLSLYSNYLSGSVPEEIGNLSSLVRFHVLSNNLSGQLPPQVCRGRKLQNFSAGYNNFTGPIPVSLKNCTSLRRVRLEYNQLTGNLDQDFGLYPNLTYIDLSHNNLQGKISPKWGECSNLTLLNLGGNSIEGEIPVEISQLNQLVELDLSSNKIYGEIPAQVGQLSKLSLLNLSDNNIFGRIPLEIGGLSNLASLDLSMNMLSGPIPYQIGDISRLIFLSLSTNHLNGSIPYQIGNLVSIQILLDLSNNSLTGEISPQLGKLISLEALNLSHNSLSGSIPDSFSGMLSLSTIDLSYNELEGPLPDSKVFNKSPSEAFSHNKNLCGYPNQGLTPCNNSVSGGGGKENKGNSRLIIIAVSALLGSFFLLLLLVGAIALHRKSNRKGQKEDVVKGENIFLIRNFRGRIVYGDIVRATDNFDDAYCIGQGGSARVYKVNLPSGQVVAVKKLFMNEGSEIGEIKSFANEVATLTEIRHRNIVKLYGFCYHEKHTFLVCEYMERGSLADVLRRDKDAKELDWSKRVNVVKGVAHALSYLHHNCAPSIIHRDISSKNVLLDSEMEAHVSDFGTARFLKPDSSNWSAVAGTFGYIAPELSYTMAVTEKCDVYSFGVLTLEILMGLHPGELSSNLYSSVDNERIQLADVLDPRLPPPTSQKLQDELDSILNLAVWCLRVEPHSRPTMYDASQVLEMNAGAGRDSPELVKSVREGVDELPMLS, from the exons ATGCCAAACCTTTTCAACTACCTTGCTCTGGCTCTCTCAGTCGTTCTGGTGGTTTTCGCACCTCCCTCCACCGCTCAACCACCACAAAATCCCGAAGTCGAAGCGCTTCTCCTGTGGAAACAAAGCCTACGCAACCAAACAATTGTCAGCTCATGGattttcaaccaaacaaatgGTAACTCTTCAGCTTCAAGCCCATGCAACTGGCGAGGAATTTCATGCAACGCTGCAGGAAATGTAACTGGAATGAACCTTGCCTACACGGGATTACCAGGTACTCTTGATCATTTAAACTTCTCATATTTCCCTCTTCTCCTCCGTCTCGACCTCAAAGTCAATCAACTAACCGGTGCCATACCCACCAACATCGGCCTACTCTCAAACCTCGTGTATCTTGATCTCTCCACCAACTCTTTCTCGGGCACAATCCCTCTCTCTGTCGCGAATCTCACCAAGGTTGTCGAGCTAGATTTTGGGCGAAACGCCATAACAGGGCAGCTTGACCCGCGGTTATTTCCTGACCGTGGGTCAAGTCAGGCTAAAACCGGCCTGCTTAGCCTCCAAAAGCTACTCTTCCAAAATACTTCGCTCAGTGGTCCCCTCCCGCCAGAGATAGGTAATTTGGAAGATTTGACAATCTTGGCTTTAGATGGTAGCAGATTTTCTGGCCCAATTCCTCAATCTTTGGGTAATTTGAGTAAGTTGACTTTCCTGCATCTTAACCGAAACCGATTAACTGGCCCGATTCCTAAAAGTTTCGGCACCTTGACCAAGTTAACCGATTTGAGCTTGTATTCAAACTACTTATCCGGTTCAGTACCGGAAGAAATCGGAAATCTTTCATCACTGGTACGTTTTCACGTACTTTCTAACAACTTGAGTGGTCAATTACCTCCACAAGTGTGTCGAGGTCGAAAGCTACAAAATTTCAGCGCTGGGTACAATAATTTCACCGGTCCAATTCCGGTAAGCCTAAAAAACTGCACATCCTTGCGCAGAGTCCGGCTTGAATATAACCAACTGACCGGAAATCTTGATCAAGATTTTGGATTGTACCCAAATCTCACTTACATCGATTTGAGCCACAACAATTTACAAGGGAAAATTTCACCCAAATGGGGAGAATGCAGTAACTTGACACTGCTGAATTTGGGCGGAAATTCTATAGAAGGTGAAATCCCCGTGGAAATTTCCCAATTGAACCAATTAGTAGAGCTGGACCTTTCCTCCAACAAGATTTACGGCGAAATTCCTGCCCAAGTTGGACAACTGTCGAAATTATCATTGTTAAACTTGAGTGACAACAACATTTTTGGTCGAATACCGTTAGAAATCGGGGGACTGTCCAATTTGGCTTCTCTTGATCTCTCAATGAACATGCTAAGCGGACCTATTCCATATCAAATTGGAGACATCTCAAGATTAATCTTTCTAAGTTTGAGTACAAACCACTTGAATGGGAGCATTCCATATCAGATTGGTAATCTTGTATCTATACAAATTCTGCTTGATCTTAGTAACAACTCTCTCACTGGAGAGATTTCGCCTCAACTTGGGAAGCTGATTAGCCTAGAAGCTTTAAACCTctcccacaactctctctccGGTTCTATACCGGATTCGTTCAGTGGAATGCTCAGCTTGTCAACCATCGATTTGTCGTACAATGAACTGGAGGGTCCTCTGCCTGACTCCAAGGTTTTCAATAAGTCTCCGTCCGAAGCGTTTTCTCATAACAAGAACCTATGCGGTTATCCAAACCAAGGTTTGACACCATGTAACAACTCAGTGTCTGGGGGTGGAGGTaaggaaaataaaggaaacTCGCGGTTGATCATTATTGCAGTTTCTGCCTTGTTAGGCTCGTTTTTTCTCTTGCTTCTGCTTGTTGGGGCCATCGCGCTTCATCGAAAAAGTAACCGGAAAGGCCAGAAAGAAGATGTGGTAAAGGGAGAAAACATCTTTTTGATCCGGAATTTCCGTGGAAGAATTGTGTATGGAGATATCGTTCGCGCTACAGACAATTTTGACGATGCATACTGCATTGGACAGGGAGGATCGGCCAGAGTCTACAAAGTTAACTTACCAAGTGGGCAG GTAGTAGCAGTTAAAAAGCTATTCATGAATGAAGGCTCAGAGATTGGGGAGATCAAGAGTTTTGCGAATGAGGTAGCCACGCTGACAGAAATAAGGCACCGGAACATCGTGAAACTCTATGGCTTCTGTTACCATGAAAAGCACACTTTTTTGGTTTGTGAGTACATGGAGAGAGGAAGCTTGGCGGATGTTTTGAGGAGAGATAAAGATGCCAAGGAGTTGGACTGGAGTAAGAGAGTGAACGTAGTTAAAGGGGTGGCTCACGCTTTATCTTACCTGCATCACAACTGCGCGCCTTCCATAATTCATCGGGACATATCGAGCAAGAATGTTCTGTTGGACTCGGAAATGGAGGCTCATGTCTCAGATTTTGGCACGGCAAGGTTTTTGAAGCCCGATTCTTCAAATTGGAGCGCGGTTGCAGGCACGTTCGGATACATTGCTCCAG AATTATCGTACACAATGGCAGTGACAGAGAAATGTGACGTGTACAGCTTCGGTGTTTTGACACTAGAGATTTTGATGGGATTGCATCCGGGAGAACTCAGTTCGAACCTATACTCATCCGTGGACAATGAACGCATACAATTGGCAGATGTGTTGGATCCTCGTCTTCCGCCTCCTACTAGTCAGAAGCTACAAGACGAattggattccattttgaatcTAGCAGTCTGGTGTTTGCGCGTCGAACCACATTCTAGGCCTACCATGTATGATGCATCTCAGGTGCTTGAGATGAACGCGGGAGCTGGCAGAGATAGTCCAGAGTTGGTAAAATCTGTTAGAGAGGGTGTTGATGAGCTGCCCATGCTTAGTTAG
- the LOC131317057 gene encoding MDIS1-interacting receptor like kinase 2-like, with amino-acid sequence MEELTPGGVNPGGYERGGRGGGAAVDLRIEFTSGSPNCGDSVPDGSYFLNGGSGLAPVIILYALLQKVIDTSKCIQQTDLSTNGFMTGEIFRQEVDPITCAHQQVHNIYTKIVAKRCRKANGILKEAVSINEFVDFTTVGKLLKLSLLNLSDNRISGQIPFEIGGLSNLASLDLSMNMLSGPILGQIGDISMTTHSPEGPLPDSKVFNSSPPEAFSHNKNLCGDSIQGLTLCNNSVSGGGGKENKGNSRLIIIAVSTSLGSLFLLLLLVGAIALHRKCNRRSHKEDGVKGENIFLIQNFCGRIVYGDIIRATENFDDAHCIGHGGSARVYKVNLSSGQVVAVKKLFMNEGSEIGEIKSFANEVATLTEIRHRNIVKLYGFYYHKKHTFLVCEYMERKMPGSWTGARE; translated from the exons ATGGAAGAGCTCACGCCTGGTGGAGTAAATCCAggagg GTACGAACGAGGCGGTCGAGGTGGAGGAGCCGCCGTGGATCTAAGAATCGagttcacgtcgggttcaccaaattgtggggaCTCCGTTCCGGATGGTTCGTACTTTTTGAATGGTGGTTCGGGGTTAGCTCCT GTCATAATCCTTTATGCTCTCCTTCAAAAAGTAATTGACACTTCTAAGTGTATTCAACAAACAGACCTCAGTACTAATGGCTTCATGACTGGTGAAATCTTCAGACAAGAAGTAGATCCCATAACTTGCGCACATCAGCAGGTTCACaatatatatactaaaattGTTGCAAAGAGGTGTCGTAAAGCTAATGGCATTTTGAAAGAGGCAGTCTCAA TCAATGAGTTTGTGGACTTCACTACAG TTGGAAAATTGTTGAAACTATCATTGTTAAACTTGAGTGACAATAGAATTTCTGGACAAATACCGTTCGAGATCGGGGGACTGTCCAATTTGGCTTCTCTTGATCTCTCCATGAACATGCTAAGCGGACCGATTCTGGGTCAAATCGGAGATATCTCAA TGACAACTCACTCACCGGAGGGTCCTCTGCCTGACTCCAAGGTTTTTAATTCGTCTCCGCCCGAAGCGTTTTCTCATAACAAGAATCTATGTGGTGATTCAATCCAAGGTTTGACACTATGCAACAACTCAGTGTCTGGAGGTGGAGgcaaggaaaacaaaggaaactCACGGTTGATCATTATTGCAGTTTCTACCTCGTTAGGCTCGTTGTTTCTCTTGCTTTTGCTTGTTGGGGCTATCGCGCTTCACCGAAAATGTAACAGGAGAAGCCATAAAGAAGATGGTGTAAAGGGAGAAAACATCTTTTTGATCCAGAATTTCTGTGGAAGAATTGTGTATGGAGATATTATCCGCGCTACAGAAAATTTCGACGATGCACACTGCATTGGACATGGAGGATCGGCCAGAGTCTACAAAGTTAACTTATCAAGTGGGCAG GTAGTAGCAGTTAAAAAGCTATTTATGAATGAAGGTTCAGAGATTGGGGAGATCAAGAGTTTTGCAAATGAGGTAGCAACGCTGACGGAAATAAGGCACCGGAACATTGTGAAACTCTACGGCTTCTACTACCACAAAAAGCACACTTTTTTGGTTTGCGAATACATGGAGAGAAAGATGCCAGGGAGTTGGACTGGAGCAAGAGAGTAA